AATGAAATAAAGAAGCAAGAAAATGTGTTTCGGTGGCCAAAATTGTAATGCAAATGAAAAAAAATTACTCCACtaagtttaggggatcggctaggtcCGGTCAAAACTCAGTGAAGTATATATACTACACTAAGCCTTTTACTTCATTAACTTTCAGGGGATCGGTTAGAATTGGCCTAAAATAAGTATAATGGAGTTCACACCCATCATTTGCATAACAAGATGTAGACAAACATATAAGCCTTTCATTGGTCAAAATAGGTTTGTAATCTCACTGATTTCATAAAACGAGTACAAAGCTTTAGGCGCCGGGATAAAACCAGTCTATTCGTAAGCTATGGCCGTGAAGGCAATAGCAGTTGAGCTCGTCAATGGCCTTCTCGGCATCCTCCCGGCGCTCGAAGACCACGCATGCGAAGCCCTTGCACACCGCGGGAGCGTCCATTGCGACGTGCCACATCCTCAGGGGCCCGAACCGGGCCAAGAGCTCCGCTATGCGAGCCGGGCGCGGGCAGCGCTCCGGCAGGTTGGTGACGCGCACGAAGCGGCGCAGGAACGCGCGGTGGCCGGACGGCGCGTCCCTGTCGTCCCTCGAGGCGGCGAGCCTCGCCTTGCACGGCACGTACCCGGCCGAGGACACCAGGTAGTCGTAGGGGCAGGAGAGCTCGCCGTGCTTCTCCACCGCGTCCTCTTCCCCGCAGATGCAGCACGACTCGGCGTTCGGGTCCTTCCAGAAGTTGATGGCCGCAGCGCGCGCGCTCGCGTCGTGTGCCATGTNNNNNNNNNNNNNNNNNNNNNNNNNNNNNNNNNNNNNNNNNNNNNNNNNNNNNNNNNNNNNNNNNNNNNNNNNNNNNNNNNNNNNNNNNNNNNNNNNNNNNNNNNNNNNNNNNNNNNNNNNNNNNNNNNNNNNNNNNNNNNNNNNNNNNNNNNNNNNNNNNNNNNNNNNNNNNNNNNNNNNNNNNNNNNNNNNNNNNNNNNNNNNNNNNNNNNNNNNNNNNNNNNNNNNNNNNNNNNNNNNNNNNNNNNNNNNNNNNNNNNNNNNNNNNNNNNNNNNNNNNNNNNNNNNNNNNNNNNNNNNNNNNNNNNNNNNNNNNNNNNNNNNNNNNNNNNNNNNNNNNNNNNNNNNNNNNNNNNNNNNNNNNNNNNNNNNNNNNNNNNNNNNNNNNNNNNNNNNNNNNNNNNNNNNNNNNNNNNNNNNNNNNNNNNNNNNNNNNNNNNNNNNNNNNNNNNNNCGTGGTGTTGCTTTTAGATTAGAGTAACAAAAACATCCGATACGAGTCACGGTCGAATTAGGTGTCCAAACCTTCCAAGTCTCATTGACAGTTAGTATAATTATAAACCACAAGGTTAATAAGTGGGGTAAGAAAAACGATAGACAAGAAATCAACCGCCGGAAAGTGGAGGAGATGGCCAGCCGTAGACAGCGGAGGAAGATCggcgagaagaagaagaggagaaagacCAGAGCGGCTACGATAAAGAAGAAGATCGTCAACAAGTCCTCTGCGCCAGCGCCGCAAGGTTTgtgcgcttctctctctctctttcttacgCAGGTTTTGCTTACTAACTGGAGTACAAGGTTAATAAAGAAGAAGAGGACAAACAATACGTACGCAGGTTTTGCTTACTAACTGGAGTACCTCTATCTCTATGGTAAACACACGGACACTAACACGCGTTATTCTCTGCCGCGCGCACAGGACGCAGAAACCGGCGGCAGGAGGGAACGGCGCCGGCCAAGGAGCAGCACGACATGAAACGTGCGTACGCATATGATATGACTTGTCTATTCTTGCTACTTCCTTCGCCCTAAAATAAGTATCGCTAATTCAGTATAAAGTTAATACAAAATTGTAATAAATCAGCGACACTTCACTATTCTATAATCGACTTGTGTACTGACGGCATCCCTCGTTTTCTCCTAGACGCTGAGCGCCGCTGCCGTGAGAAGAGGACATGCGACTTTTGCGGAGTAGGCAGAATCCACGACAACGATCACTTCTGCCCCTACAACTACATCCACGGGCCTTTCAGCCTCACAACATGCAGAGAGCGGTGCCCTCCGGGGAGGCACCCGCTCTTGCTGGCCTCCGCCTCCGGCTCAGCTGGGAGCCAACACCAGCTGCGCCGAGTCGTGCGCGTGACCAACGTGCCGCTGAGCATGATCCCCGGCGAGCATGAGTTGCATGGGCTCTTCAAGCGGTTCGGGCCGCTTGTCATGTGCGACTTAACGAGCTCGAGGAGCCATGACCCCGTGGGATTCGGGTGGGTCGCGTTCGAGAGCCGTGAGCACGCGGAGGAGGCCATCGGCAAGCTCAAGGGCCACCTCGTCGGTGACCTCAGGCTCCGAGTTGACTGGGTATACCCACGCTGAGATGTTTGAGaaatactagcaaaagggcccgtgtgttgcaacgggagattTTTTTTTATAATCTCCAATGGCCATGACCACATTTTGCTGCATCAGCAAGATACAGTATCACTCTCAATTTCGAGAAATCATGACATTTTTTTAAACTCGTGCACATATTTGAAATagtaaatattttttaaatttgtgaacacttttacaaattttcaaacattttctaaaatcaagaaGATTATttgattcatgaacattttatactattttaaAACTTTTTAAGAAAGTGTCAagatttttttaaacaattttcttGAATCGGTGAACATTTCTAGAATCGACGAACATTATTTTGTAAATTGGTGGAAGTATTTCATGAACAAAAATGGAATGATGGCATGCATCCAATATACTTGATTAGAAAATCACTATGTTTTCCATTGCATAAAAATACATGAGCACATGAGCAGAAGGTAAGAAAACTTGACACTCTTTCAGTGCAACATCAGTCCATAAACTTTTGGGCATACCCGAGCACTAGCCGGGGTACTCGCGCTCGGCATCACCCACCCACGCGTAGGCGTACCCGGCGCCGAGAAGTGGTGAAGGCCGTGGCGAGCGCTGCAGAAGTGCTCGACGACCATGTTCTGGTCAGGAATCACCACCAGGATGGCGCCTTTCTTGGGAGTGCACGGGACGCGAGTTGGAAGATCACGACCAGTGC
Above is a window of Triticum dicoccoides isolate Atlit2015 ecotype Zavitan chromosome 5B, WEW_v2.0, whole genome shotgun sequence DNA encoding:
- the LOC119309871 gene encoding eukaryotic translation initiation factor 3 subunit G-like, which gives rise to MAHDASARAAAINFWKDPNAESCCICGEEDAVEKHGELSCPYDYLVSSAGYVPCKARLAASRDDRDAPSGHRAFLRRFVRVTNLPERCPRPARIAELLARFGPLRMWHVAMDAPAVCKGFACVVFERREDAEKAIDELNCYCLHGHSLRIDWFYPGA
- the LOC119309872 gene encoding eukaryotic translation initiation factor 3 subunit G-like produces the protein MASRRQRRKIGEKKKRRKTRAATIKKKIVNKSSAPAPQGRRNRRQEGTAPAKEQHDMKPTLHYSIIDLCTDGIPRFLLDAERRCREKRTCDFCGVGRIHDNDHFCPYNYIHGPFSLTTCRERCPPGRHPLLLASASGSAGSQHQLRRVVRVTNVPLSMIPGEHELHGLFKRFGPLVMCDLTSSRSHDPVGFGWVAFESREHAEEAIGKLKGHLVGDLRLRVDWVYPR